One window of Biomphalaria glabrata chromosome 6, xgBioGlab47.1, whole genome shotgun sequence genomic DNA carries:
- the LOC106061109 gene encoding uncharacterized protein LOC106061109 isoform X1 produces the protein MHWLVVIGALALTSTINLVTSQFYVGHMTFTQWTDMDNDDILVHLLCRYTLAYSDDSRYATPPYLIAIQNAKKVSIAEVEDSDNVRFDTELEGDWLAEGKAEPPDTEAYLHLFKGNVSKKDAGLYICESRYLRNGNDEFFPDQKAVLQFSSTEDSGSDVQVDYGGEVNAGNVPNCQPGCTCNPDYADPIC, from the exons ATGCATTGGCTGGTAGTGATTGGAGCCCTAGCTTTGACCTCCACGATTAATTTAG TGACGTCGCAGTTTTATGTTGGTCACATGACCTTTACACAGTGGACCGACATGGATAATGATGATATCTTGGTACACCTCCTCTGCCGATACACG CTGGCTTACAGTGATGACTCAAGGTACGCTACTCCACCGTACCTCATCGCTATACAAAACG CCAAAAAAGTGTCAATAGCAGAGGTAGAAGATTCTGATAACGTTAGATTCGATACGGAGCTAGAAGGCGACTGGTTGGCGGAGGGCAAGGCCGAGCCACCAGACACCGAGGCCTACCTGCATCTCTTTAAAGGCAATGTGTCCAAAAAGGACGCCGGTTTGTACATCTGTGAGTCTCGTTACCTGAGGAACGGCAATGATGAGTTCTTCCCGGACCAGAAAGCTGTGCTGCAGTTTAGTTCTACCGAAGATTCTGGTAGTGACGTTCAGGTGGATTATGGCGGCGAAGTGAACGCTGGGAATGTGCCAAATTGTCAGCCGGGTTGCACCTGCAATCCAGATTATGCTGATCCAATATGTTAA
- the LOC106061109 gene encoding uncharacterized protein LOC106061109 isoform X2: MHWLVVIGALALTSTINLVTSQFQVGHMTFTQWTDMDNDDIMIHLLCQYTLAYSDDSRYATPPYLIAIQNAKKVSIAEVEDSDNVRFDTELEGDWLAEGKAEPPDTEAYLHLFKGNVSKKDAGLYICESRYLRNGNDEFFPDQKAVLQFSSTEDSGSDVQVDYGGEVNAGNVPNCQPGCTCNPDYADPIC, from the exons ATGCATTGGCTGGTAGTGATTGGAGCCCTAGCTTTGACCTCCACGATTAATTTAG TGACGTCGCAGTTTCAAGTTGGTCACATGACCTTTACACAGTGGACTGACATGGATAATGATGATATCATGATACACCTCCTCTGCCAATACACG CTGGCTTACAGTGATGACTCAAGGTACGCTACTCCACCGTACCTCATCGCTATACAAAACG CCAAAAAAGTGTCAATAGCAGAGGTAGAAGATTCTGATAACGTTAGATTCGATACGGAGCTAGAAGGCGACTGGTTGGCGGAGGGCAAGGCCGAGCCACCAGACACCGAGGCCTACCTGCATCTCTTTAAAGGCAATGTGTCCAAAAAGGACGCCGGTTTGTACATCTGTGAGTCTCGTTACCTGAGGAACGGCAATGATGAGTTCTTCCCGGACCAGAAAGCTGTGCTGCAGTTTAGTTCTACCGAAGATTCTGGTAGTGACGTTCAGGTGGATTATGGCGGCGAAGTGAACGCTGGGAATGTGCCAAATTGTCAGCCGGGTTGCACCTGCAATCCAGATTATGCTGATCCAATATGTTAA